The stretch of DNA TCGGCGAGGAGGCGAGCGCCCGCGCAATCTCGCAGCGCCGCCGCTCGCCGCCCGAGAGGGCGATCGAGGGTGCCTTGCGCAGCCGCGCGATGTCGAACTCCTCCAGCAGGGAATCGAGCTTGTGGGCGCGGGCCTTGCGGTCCGGCTCGACCACCTCCAGCACCGCGCGGATGTTGTCCTCGACGCTCAGCCCCCGGAAGATCGAGGCCTCCTGCGGCAGGTAGCCGATCCCGAGACGCGCCCGCTGGTACATGGGCAGGTGCGTGATCGGCAGGCCGTCCAGGGTGATGTGGCCGCGGTCGGCCGCCACCAGCCCGGTGATCATGTAGAAGATCGTGGTCTTGCCGGCGCCGTTCGGCCCCAGCAGCCCCACCGCCTCGCCGGTGCGGACCGTCAGTCCCGCCTCGTGCACGACCGTACGGGCCCCATAGCTCTTGCGCAGGCCGCGCACGCTGAGGATGCCGAGGCCGCCCTCCTCCGCCGCCGACCAGCCGTCGGACTCGGCGACATCCGGCTGCCGTGCGCGTCGGCCGAACAGGCGGCCGAGCCAGCCCGTGCGGCCCGGCGCTTCCTGCGGGCCAGCCTGGAATGCCACGGCGCCGCTCAATCGACCTGCGCCTTCGGCCTGGGCGGCGGCTGCGTGCAGCCCTTCGCCTTCCCGTCCTTGGTGTCCGCCTTCTCGCCCGGGACGAACAGGGCCGAGACCCGGCCGCCGGCCACCGGGTCCATATTCGCCCGGCCGGTGTTCATGTCGTAGACCAGCCGCTGCCCGCGGGTGACGTTCTGGCACTGGCTCAGGACCACGTTGCCGGTGAGCACGATCCGCTTGGCATCCTGGTCGAATACCGCGTGGTCGCCGGTGGCGACCTGATCCTTCTGCACCACCGTGACGGGGCCGGCGCAATCGACCTTCTGGATGCCGTTTTCGGCGGGGTTGCGGGGCGCGGCCTCGGCGCCCTCGTCCTTCGCATCAGGCCTGGCCTCGGCCTTGCCGCCCTTGGCGGGTGCGTCCTTGCCGCGCTTGTAGGTGACCGTCATGGTCGAGCAGCGGATGGTGCTGTCGCCCTGCACGGCCACGACGTTGCCGGCGAAAACCGCCTTGTTCTCGCGGTCGAACACGTCGAGCCGGTCGGCGTCGATCTTGATCGGGTCCTTGCCGCTGCCGCCGATATTGCCGAAGGGCGAATCCTTGCGCGCTGCCGGCTTCTCGGCCAGCGCCGGGCCGGCAAGGAGCAGCCCGGCCGCCAGGGCGGCGCAGAGGAGGCGGGCGGCTCTCATCGGCCGGCACCCGCGGCGTCGGCATCCGAGGTCAGGATGCGGACCGGCGGTTTCTCGGCCGGATCCTCGTTGACGATGACCACGTGGACGTTGCCCACGAAGGAGATCCGCTTGCCGCTCTCCACGACGTCGAGGGTGTCGGCGTTCACCGTGGCCCGCGGGCTCAACACGGTGACGGGCTCCTGCGAGCTGATCGCGCCGGTCTTGAACGTCACCGCGGCCGAGCGCAGGCGCGCCTCCTCGCCCTTGTCGGTCCAGATCCGGATGTCGTCCTTCAGGTCGAGGGCTTCCCGGGCGGTATCGAACAGGCCCGAGGCTGCCGAGAGCCGGGCGACGCCGCCCTGGTCGTCGGTGGCGATGTGGCCGCGCATCTGCTGCAGCTCGATCTGGCTGGGCTTGCGCACGTCCTGCAGGGCGGCGTCCGCCGTCACCTCGTAGCCGCGCGTGCCCTGGCGGAATCCCGAGAGCCGCGGGTTCTCCATGCGGACCTTCGAGCCCGCCAGCGTCACCGGGCCGACCGATACGCCCGGGAGCTTGGCCGCGAAGGGATTGAACAGGTAGGCGAGCAGCAGCGCAATCGAGCCGCCGGCCGCCACGGGTATCAGGCGGCGCATCGTGCGCACGCGGTCGCTATGGCGGTAAGCCCGGGCGTGGGCCCGGGTCCGCGCCGCCGCGACCGCCTGTCCGTTGCCGGCTTCAGCCTCGACCGGGTTCATGCAGCGTCCGTGAGGCGCGCGTAAAGCGCGCGCGAGAGGGATCGGCTCAGACGCCTGCGGCCCCCACCGCGCCCGCGCCATCGGTCGGGCGATGCGCCCGTCCGGTGGCGAAGTTATGGCTTGACCATTTCCGAATGATCAACCGAACCCGCAAATGTCGGGCTCGAATGTGTGTGGAGACACACGCCGCGCGCAGGATCTCGGCGGCGCACGGCGCGCATCTCCGTAGTTTTACACGCCGCGCGCCGCGGCCAGGGCCGCCGCCACCGTCCGCGCGAAGGCGGCCGGGTCGCGGGGGCTGTCGCCGTCCTGGATCCGCGCGAGGTCGAGAAGCGTGCCGGCGGCCTGCGGCACCTCGGATTCGGGCGCAGCGGCGAGCGCGCGAATCAGCGGGTGCCGCGGATTGATCTCCAGCACCGGCTGGCCTCCGCCCGCCCGTCCGGCGCGGCGCATGAGGCGCTGCATCTGGAGGTCGGGCCCCCCGGTGCCGGCCGAGAGCACCACGGCCGAATCGACCAGCCTTTCCGTGGTGCGCACGTCCGAGACCTCGGCGCCCAGCGCCGACTTCACGGCGGCCACGAAGGCGTCGATCC from Methylobacterium sp. PvR107 encodes:
- the lptB gene encoding LPS export ABC transporter ATP-binding protein; translation: MAFQAGPQEAPGRTGWLGRLFGRRARQPDVAESDGWSAAEEGGLGILSVRGLRKSYGARTVVHEAGLTVRTGEAVGLLGPNGAGKTTIFYMITGLVAADRGHITLDGLPITHLPMYQRARLGIGYLPQEASIFRGLSVEDNIRAVLEVVEPDRKARAHKLDSLLEEFDIARLRKAPSIALSGGERRRCEIARALASSPTFMLLDEPFAGIDPIAVGDIQDLVKHLKQRGIGVLITDHNVRETLGLIDRAYIAHSGRILTEGTPEEIVANPEARRLYLGEDFRL
- a CDS encoding LptA/OstA family protein → MRAARLLCAALAAGLLLAGPALAEKPAARKDSPFGNIGGSGKDPIKIDADRLDVFDRENKAVFAGNVVAVQGDSTIRCSTMTVTYKRGKDAPAKGGKAEARPDAKDEGAEAAPRNPAENGIQKVDCAGPVTVVQKDQVATGDHAVFDQDAKRIVLTGNVVLSQCQNVTRGQRLVYDMNTGRANMDPVAGGRVSALFVPGEKADTKDGKAKGCTQPPPRPKAQVD
- the lptC gene encoding LPS export ABC transporter periplasmic protein LptC → MNPVEAEAGNGQAVAAARTRAHARAYRHSDRVRTMRRLIPVAAGGSIALLLAYLFNPFAAKLPGVSVGPVTLAGSKVRMENPRLSGFRQGTRGYEVTADAALQDVRKPSQIELQQMRGHIATDDQGGVARLSAASGLFDTAREALDLKDDIRIWTDKGEEARLRSAAVTFKTGAISSQEPVTVLSPRATVNADTLDVVESGKRISFVGNVHVVIVNEDPAEKPPVRILTSDADAAGAGR